One Pseudomonas muyukensis DNA segment encodes these proteins:
- a CDS encoding NAD(P)/FAD-dependent oxidoreductase produces the protein MTSHILIIGAGFAGVWSALSAARLLDQAQRGDVRISVLAPQPQLRIRPRFYEADAHTLQAPLAELFDVVGVDFIHGHAEHIDSQARQVGYVDAHGQPQQIGYDRLVLAAGSQVARPAVPGLAEHSFDVDQMESAVRLEQHLASLAEQPASPARNTVVVCGGGFTGIETATEMPARLRAILGAGQARVVLVDRGASVGAALGAGITPSIVAASEQAGVQWLTGASVVAVDAGGVTLDNGDYIASKTVIWTVGVKASPLTAQVAGERDGLGRLRVDDHLKVVGQAHIYATGDVAWAAVDDSGNHALMTCQHAIPMGRHSGNNAMADLLGLQPVVYRQPKYVTCLDLGDWGATFSEGWERELKLHGQEGKAMKRQINTVWIYPPAADRAQALAAADPLIAIV, from the coding sequence ATGACCTCTCACATCCTGATCATCGGTGCCGGTTTTGCCGGCGTCTGGAGCGCCCTGAGCGCCGCCCGCCTGCTCGACCAGGCCCAGCGCGGCGATGTGCGCATCAGCGTGCTGGCCCCGCAACCACAACTGCGCATCCGCCCGCGCTTCTACGAAGCCGACGCGCACACCCTGCAGGCGCCGCTGGCAGAGTTGTTCGACGTGGTCGGCGTCGACTTCATCCACGGCCACGCCGAGCACATCGACAGCCAGGCGCGCCAGGTCGGCTATGTCGACGCCCATGGCCAGCCTCAGCAGATCGGCTACGATCGCCTGGTGCTGGCCGCCGGCAGCCAAGTCGCCCGCCCCGCCGTGCCGGGCCTGGCCGAGCACAGCTTCGACGTCGACCAGATGGAGTCGGCCGTGCGCCTCGAGCAGCACCTGGCGAGCCTGGCCGAGCAGCCGGCGAGCCCGGCGCGCAATACCGTGGTGGTCTGCGGCGGTGGTTTCACCGGCATCGAAACCGCGACCGAAATGCCCGCCCGCCTGCGCGCCATCCTCGGCGCCGGCCAGGCCCGGGTCGTGCTGGTCGACCGTGGCGCAAGCGTCGGCGCGGCGCTGGGTGCCGGTATCACGCCGTCGATCGTTGCCGCCTCCGAGCAGGCCGGCGTGCAGTGGCTGACCGGCGCCTCGGTGGTGGCGGTGGATGCCGGTGGCGTGACCCTCGACAACGGCGACTACATCGCCAGCAAGACCGTGATCTGGACCGTTGGCGTCAAGGCCAGCCCGCTGACCGCGCAGGTCGCCGGCGAGCGTGACGGCCTCGGCCGCCTGCGGGTCGACGACCACCTCAAGGTGGTCGGCCAGGCGCATATCTATGCCACCGGCGATGTAGCCTGGGCCGCGGTGGACGACAGCGGCAACCACGCGCTGATGACCTGCCAGCACGCCATCCCCATGGGCCGCCACTCGGGCAACAACGCCATGGCCGACCTGCTGGGGCTGCAGCCGGTGGTGTACCGCCAGCCCAAGTACGTGACCTGCCTCGACCTCGGCGACTGGGGCGCGACGTTCAGCGAGGGCTGGGAGCGCGAACTCAAGCTGCATGGCCAGGAAGGCAAGGCGATGAAGCGGCAGATCAACACGGTATGGATCTACCCGCCGGCCGCCGACCGCGCCCAGGCACTGGCAGCGGCGGACCCGCTGATCGCGATCGTCTGA